The genomic DNA GTCGACTTCATGATGCGACGAGCTGCGGGGGTTCTTTGTGCTCCACTTACCCAAGAGGTCGCAGAACGCTTACATCTCTCCCCCATCGTCGATCGAGACGCCAACACCTCAGCTCACCAAACTCCCTTTTTGATGCTGGTCGATCATCGCGATGCAGGAACCGGCGTCAGTGCCGAGAATCGCTCTCGGACGCTCAAAGCCTTGGCTGATCCCGAATCGAAAAAGAACGACTTCGTTAAACCGGGACATGTGAGCCCATTGCTGGCTCGCGAAGGAGGAGTCTTGCGTCGTGCAGGACATACCGAGGCAGCGATCGATCTCCTTAAACTCGCCGGTCTGACGCCTGTCGGCTGCATTATCGAAATTTGCAGCCAGCGTGGGTACGGAATGGCTGAACTCGACGAGCTCGAAGAACTCTCGGCTGAGCACGACATTCCGATCATTACGATTGCTGACATCATTCAGCATCGACGGATTCGCGAAAATCTGGTGACCCGAGAAGTTGAAGTCAACATTCCGACAGAAGAGTACGGCACTCCGAAGTTCATTGCTTACAAAGTCGAGCACGAAGATCAGGAACCGATAGCAATTGTCTGGGGGGATTTAGCTTCGTCTCCCGCTCCGTTGGTCCGCATGCATTCCTCATGTTTCACGGGAGACATTCTCGGATCATTGCGTTGTGATTGCGGTGACCAACTACATATCGCGATGCAAATGATTGTCAACGAGGGTTGTGGAGCGGTGGTTTATCTTCCTCAGGAAGGACGCGGAATCGGACTGACGGCAAAGCTGAAAGCGTACGAACTTCAAGATCAGGGGCTTGACACGGTCGAGGCGAATCACAAATTGGGCTTCAAATCAGACCTGCGCGATTACATGGTCGGCTTGCAAATTCTCAAAGATTTGGGTCTACGGGAAATCCGCATCCTGACGAACAACCCCAAAAAAACAGAAGCCTTCGAAAACTGGGTCGACCTGAAAGTTGTCGAGCAGGTTCCACTGGTTGCTCCTCCTG from Thalassoglobus polymorphus includes the following:
- the ribA gene encoding GTP cyclohydrolase II; translation: MNTLGHAATTNNLDEILTRLKEGGMVIVVDAQERENEGDLLCAAEFMTPEKVDFMMRRAAGVLCAPLTQEVAERLHLSPIVDRDANTSAHQTPFLMLVDHRDAGTGVSAENRSRTLKALADPESKKNDFVKPGHVSPLLAREGGVLRRAGHTEAAIDLLKLAGLTPVGCIIEICSQRGYGMAELDELEELSAEHDIPIITIADIIQHRRIRENLVTREVEVNIPTEEYGTPKFIAYKVEHEDQEPIAIVWGDLASSPAPLVRMHSSCFTGDILGSLRCDCGDQLHIAMQMIVNEGCGAVVYLPQEGRGIGLTAKLKAYELQDQGLDTVEANHKLGFKSDLRDYMVGLQILKDLGLREIRILTNNPKKTEAFENWVDLKVVEQVPLVAPPEEQRAKYLEAKREKMGHLLPPLSSIKAKSEAKE